A single region of the Methanobrevibacter sp. genome encodes:
- a CDS encoding winged helix-turn-helix transcriptional regulator yields MKAFKKRGALTHFQILSEISKQDPHLKQKDLANTLGITIQAVSENIKTLIELGYITSKDGRSPYKITQAGIDKVKKDAISLRKYSDSVLETMNHYKTIWPAIAREELKKDDIVGLFMEDGVLYAHKKEENATGVVLDDAEKDMDVSLTNLTGIIDMTIGEVTVINVPTIKDGGSKSCDLDLIKNVYDKGTNTGKPIDKVAVAGTVSRAVVKKLGLPIDIEFAAPQATANAARKGLNVLAICVGDMSKAFTRELENEKIKFNIIDGGK; encoded by the coding sequence ATGAAGGCTTTTAAAAAAAGAGGTGCACTTACCCATTTTCAAATTTTAAGTGAAATTTCAAAGCAAGATCCGCATCTCAAACAAAAAGATTTGGCTAATACTCTAGGAATTACCATTCAAGCAGTATCTGAAAATATCAAGACATTAATCGAACTTGGGTACATAACATCAAAAGATGGAAGGTCACCTTACAAAATAACACAAGCAGGTATCGATAAAGTTAAAAAAGATGCCATAAGTCTTAGAAAATATTCTGATTCCGTTTTAGAAACCATGAATCATTATAAAACCATTTGGCCTGCGATTGCTAGAGAAGAACTCAAAAAAGATGATATTGTTGGTCTTTTTATGGAAGATGGTGTTCTGTACGCTCATAAAAAAGAAGAAAATGCAACCGGTGTTGTATTGGACGATGCTGAAAAAGACATGGACGTATCACTAACCAATTTGACCGGAATTATCGATATGACCATTGGTGAAGTAACTGTCATTAATGTTCCTACAATAAAAGACGGAGGATCCAAATCATGCGATTTAGACCTTATTAAAAATGTCTATGATAAAGGAACAAACACTGGAAAACCTATTGATAAAGTTGCGGTTGCAGGAACTGTTTCCCGTGCAGTAGTTAAAAAATTAGGTTTACCAATTGATATTGAGTTTGCTGCACCACAGGCAACTGCAAATGCCGCACGTAAAGGCTTAAATGTTTTAGCAATTTGTGTCGGAGATATGAGCAAAGCGTTTACACGCGAGTTAGAAAACGAAAAAATAAAATTCAACATTATTGACGGCGGAAAATAA
- the recJ gene encoding single-stranded-DNA-specific exonuclease RecJ — MKIPQLMHEQYVQAREIIENAEDIKVYSHIDCDGICSGAILSTILDRQNKEHEIEFVNLDVLDNIELDHELTIFSDLGSGQHIDTNAKKGQKIIILDHHPPLRDIDYKDDKDYTFLEINPMYHGIDGSYYVCGGGLCYFLAKEFGYTDLSWIGVLSAIGDMQNTKTGQFEGLNQIIQQDAIDGGYLKLTKSDINIYGRNTRPLFVALSYFSDVKLPITNNTTETMAILEELGIDEKHNRKTLNQLTQEEKGRLFQYLLKMISKAVPGKYVRYIPQLIIGDSYTFLKEDEHSFLRDGSEFSTAMNACGRNHEEKIAMEVLKGDRFVALDELEAVSKSHRYNLATSIAKIAEGDETNIIEMENLQYFDGDGIKPEIVGTITGMILGYCNWKKPIIGFTQTDDKGLKVSLRCSRLLSYDGIHFGNIIRNIASKVGGSGGGHAMACGAYIPIEKKDEFLQEFNDALNGKLSN, encoded by the coding sequence ATGAAAATACCACAATTAATGCACGAACAATACGTCCAGGCACGTGAGATTATCGAAAATGCAGAAGACATTAAGGTTTATTCCCACATTGACTGTGACGGTATCTGTTCAGGTGCAATCTTATCAACCATACTAGACAGACAGAATAAGGAACACGAAATTGAATTTGTAAATTTGGATGTTCTGGACAATATTGAGCTTGACCATGAACTTACTATCTTTTCCGATTTGGGTTCAGGTCAGCACATAGACACCAACGCCAAAAAAGGCCAGAAAATTATTATTCTGGACCACCACCCTCCATTAAGGGACATTGACTACAAAGATGACAAGGACTACACTTTCCTTGAAATCAATCCCATGTATCATGGAATTGACGGGTCATATTATGTTTGCGGCGGAGGATTATGTTATTTTTTAGCAAAGGAATTCGGATATACTGATTTAAGCTGGATTGGAGTTCTATCAGCCATTGGAGATATGCAGAATACAAAAACAGGTCAGTTTGAAGGACTGAACCAGATAATTCAGCAGGACGCAATCGACGGAGGGTATCTGAAACTGACCAAAAGCGACATTAACATATACGGCAGAAATACCAGACCTCTATTCGTTGCGCTGTCTTATTTCAGCGACGTTAAACTTCCAATTACAAACAACACCACAGAAACCATGGCCATTCTGGAAGAGCTCGGAATTGATGAAAAGCACAACAGAAAAACACTCAATCAGCTGACTCAGGAAGAAAAAGGACGCCTTTTCCAATATCTGCTGAAAATGATTTCAAAAGCGGTTCCCGGAAAATACGTGAGATACATACCACAGCTGATTATCGGAGATTCATACACCTTCCTAAAAGAGGATGAACACAGCTTTTTAAGGGACGGATCTGAATTTTCAACTGCAATGAACGCATGCGGCAGAAACCATGAAGAAAAAATCGCCATGGAAGTTCTTAAAGGAGACCGTTTTGTTGCACTTGATGAACTTGAAGCAGTCAGCAAATCCCACAGATATAACCTCGCAACATCCATTGCAAAAATAGCTGAAGGCGATGAAACCAACATTATAGAAATGGAAAACCTTCAGTATTTTGACGGCGACGGAATCAAACCTGAAATTGTCGGAACAATAACCGGAATGATTTTAGGATACTGCAACTGGAAAAAGCCGATTATAGGATTCACACAAACTGATGACAAAGGCCTTAAAGTTTCACTTAGATGTTCAAGATTGCTTTCATATGACGGAATTCATTTTGGGAATATTATAAGAAATATCGCTTCGAAAGTTGGTGGAAGCGGAGGCGGACATGCAATGGCATGTGGTGCATACATCCCAATCGAGAAAAAAGATGAATTTCTCCAAGAGTTTAATGATGCATTGAATGGCAAATTATCAAATTAA
- a CDS encoding signal recognition particle subunit SRP19/SEC65 family protein, translating to MITIWPQYLDKNLSLSQGRKVSKEIAVKEPNLNEIERALKRMGLKYSMQKEFSYPGKWYEKSGRVLVEWEGTKLELLKEVSLKIKEIRN from the coding sequence ATGATAACCATCTGGCCACAATATCTAGATAAAAACCTATCCCTAAGCCAGGGCCGCAAAGTCTCCAAGGAGATAGCTGTCAAAGAGCCTAATTTAAATGAAATTGAAAGAGCATTGAAAAGGATGGGCCTTAAATACAGCATGCAGAAGGAATTTTCATATCCAGGAAAATGGTATGAGAAATCCGGAAGGGTTCTTGTTGAATGGGAAGGAACAAAACTGGAATTACTTAAAGAAGTTAGCTTAAAGATTAAAGAAATAAGAAACTGA
- the glf gene encoding UDP-galactopyranose mutase, producing MSDYKYVIVGAGLSGLTLAERIANELDEEVLIIEKRDHIGGNVYDFYDDGLLIQKYGPHIYHTNEKKVHDYLSQFTEWNDYVHRVLSYVDGKLVPMPICIDTLNTLYDLDLDENSMKDWIDEHKEDIDEVKSSEDVVLKNAGRDIYEKLFKNYTEKQWGTSAANLSPTVISRIPFRFNHDDRYFADTYQGMPKEGFTKMCENMIKSDKIHVGLKADYKDYIDRINYETLIYTGPIDYFYDYKYGELLYRCLNFVYEIIDEDSYQDVAVVNHPNDPYFTRITEFKKLTWQEVEGKTAIMKEYPGFNGEKCYPYPTQEYLDKFKLYEAEMEKEENVIFTGRLAKYKYYNMDLVVKDALEIFENQIK from the coding sequence ATGAGCGATTACAAATATGTTATAGTAGGAGCCGGACTGTCCGGTTTAACATTAGCAGAAAGAATAGCTAATGAACTAGATGAAGAAGTATTGATTATCGAAAAGCGTGACCACATCGGTGGAAACGTATATGACTTTTATGATGACGGACTTTTAATCCAGAAATACGGACCTCACATTTACCATACCAATGAGAAAAAGGTTCACGATTACCTGTCCCAGTTTACAGAATGGAACGACTACGTTCACAGAGTATTGAGCTATGTTGACGGAAAACTGGTGCCAATGCCAATCTGCATAGACACTTTAAATACATTATACGATTTGGATTTGGATGAAAATTCAATGAAAGACTGGATTGACGAGCACAAGGAAGACATCGATGAGGTAAAATCATCCGAAGACGTTGTTTTAAAAAATGCAGGCCGTGACATCTACGAAAAGCTGTTTAAAAACTACACTGAAAAACAGTGGGGAACATCCGCCGCCAATCTAAGCCCAACCGTAATTTCAAGAATACCTTTCAGATTCAATCATGACGACAGATACTTTGCAGACACATATCAGGGAATGCCTAAGGAAGGCTTTACAAAAATGTGCGAAAACATGATTAAATCCGACAAGATCCATGTCGGCCTTAAAGCTGATTATAAAGATTATATCGACAGAATCAACTATGAAACCCTGATTTACACAGGCCCTATCGATTACTTCTATGACTACAAATACGGAGAACTCCTATACAGATGCCTTAACTTCGTGTATGAAATCATTGATGAAGACTCATATCAGGACGTTGCAGTTGTAAATCACCCTAATGACCCTTACTTTACAAGAATTACCGAATTTAAAAAGTTAACCTGGCAGGAAGTTGAAGGAAAAACCGCCATCATGAAGGAATATCCTGGATTCAACGGTGAGAAATGCTATCCTTATCCTACCCAGGAGTATCTTGATAAATTCAAATTATATGAAGCAGAAATGGAAAAAGAGGAAAATGTCATCTTTACCGGAAGACTTGCAAAATACAAATATTACAATATGGACCTGGTCGTTAAAGATGCATTGGAAATCTTTGAAAACCAAATCAAATAG
- a CDS encoding glycosyltransferase: protein MDDKISIILPIFNVGPHLKGGIDSLINQTIGNENLEIIMVNDCSTDGSDKIIDEYAEKYDCCVAIHHETNSGGAHTPRNTGIEASTGDYIMFLDPDDRYVPDACERLYNAVKKYDVDLAFARFKRIFEYGGYIQESYSPYEADLKSAYPDETFETANFLDVPDFLWDNVIERVLYGKTLEVTYPRDGPIDTIHVDNIEQEPDLLKIQPSVWCKIYRRELIMDKNLRFQKYVTGDDMAFTLEALLNAEGIVYLNNYFSYDYYIRDLPNDKSITNNVNVRLLDELMEAYIYCRKKTEGFSKEVQTVSLNPHLLHWMHTWKTSPFTKEENRLLLKKVNKLKKIHDGDFKTRMLMSSMTTAIETAIHTAKE from the coding sequence ATGGATGATAAAATAAGCATTATTTTACCAATTTTTAATGTTGGACCTCACCTGAAAGGAGGTATTGACTCTCTTATCAACCAGACAATTGGAAATGAAAATCTAGAAATAATCATGGTTAACGACTGCTCAACCGACGGATCAGATAAGATTATCGATGAATACGCTGAAAAATACGACTGCTGCGTTGCAATTCATCATGAAACCAACAGCGGAGGAGCTCACACCCCCCGAAATACTGGTATTGAAGCATCAACCGGAGATTACATAATGTTTCTGGATCCTGACGACAGATACGTCCCTGATGCCTGTGAAAGACTGTACAATGCAGTCAAAAAATATGATGTTGACTTGGCATTTGCACGTTTTAAAAGAATATTCGAATACGGAGGATACATTCAGGAATCATACTCACCATATGAAGCTGATTTGAAAAGCGCATATCCTGATGAAACCTTTGAAACTGCAAATTTCCTCGATGTTCCTGACTTCCTATGGGACAATGTAATAGAAAGAGTTCTCTACGGAAAAACATTGGAAGTGACCTATCCGAGAGACGGACCAATCGACACAATACATGTGGATAATATCGAACAGGAACCGGACCTGTTAAAGATACAGCCTTCAGTATGGTGTAAAATCTACAGAAGGGAACTTATCATGGACAAAAATTTGCGTTTCCAGAAGTATGTAACAGGAGACGACATGGCATTTACCCTTGAAGCGCTATTGAACGCCGAAGGAATCGTATACCTCAACAATTACTTCAGTTATGATTACTACATCAGAGACTTGCCGAATGACAAGTCCATTACCAATAACGTTAACGTTAGACTTCTCGATGAACTTATGGAAGCCTACATTTACTGCAGAAAGAAAACCGAAGGATTTTCAAAGGAAGTGCAGACAGTATCACTTAATCCTCATCTGCTGCACTGGATGCATACCTGGAAAACCTCACCGTTTACAAAAGAGGAAAATAGATTATTGCTTAAAAAGGTAAATAAACTTAAGAAAATTCATGACGGAGATTTTAAAACCAGAATGCTTATGTCTTCAATGACAACCGCAATCGAAACCGCAATACACACTGCAAAGGAGTAA
- a CDS encoding uroporphyrinogen-III synthase, whose protein sequence is MSKPVVAITRPKDRAKKASEIVETLGGTPVLAPTLDLQPVNSESLKNLVARKDELDWIIFTSPTTIVSLNKFYPDFIKTLDCKLAVIGNKTGKLAEKNGLTVDLMPEDFTAEGLIEEFKKRGITGKTIGIPRTASARPILPEELEKLGNEVILAEAYKSLFPMDEKSVQELISKIENKEIDAITFTSPLTVENFFEIAEDKHKLARLLNDNLLTVSIGPITAKVLDKYDVAYIHPDTYTVPDMMELLFKTWRENNG, encoded by the coding sequence ATGTCAAAACCCGTTGTTGCAATAACTAGGCCAAAAGATAGGGCAAAAAAGGCTTCGGAAATTGTAGAAACGCTGGGCGGAACACCTGTTCTTGCACCTACACTTGACCTGCAGCCTGTTAACAGTGAATCATTGAAAAACCTTGTAGCAAGAAAAGACGAGCTGGACTGGATTATATTCACATCTCCAACCACAATCGTTTCTTTAAACAAGTTCTATCCTGATTTTATCAAAACTCTGGACTGCAAACTTGCAGTTATCGGAAACAAAACAGGAAAATTAGCTGAAAAAAATGGTCTGACCGTTGATTTGATGCCTGAAGACTTCACTGCCGAAGGCCTGATCGAAGAGTTTAAAAAACGTGGAATTACCGGAAAAACCATTGGAATTCCAAGAACAGCTTCTGCAAGACCAATTTTACCTGAAGAGCTTGAAAAACTTGGAAATGAAGTGATACTTGCTGAAGCATACAAGTCATTGTTCCCAATGGATGAAAAATCAGTGCAAGAGCTCATCTCCAAAATCGAAAACAAAGAGATTGATGCAATAACATTCACAAGCCCGCTGACCGTTGAAAACTTCTTTGAAATAGCTGAAGACAAGCATAAACTGGCAAGATTATTGAACGACAATCTGCTGACAGTTTCAATAGGCCCTATTACCGCAAAGGTTCTTGACAAATATGATGTTGCCTACATCCACCCGGACACATATACTGTTCCGGACATGATGGAATTATTATTTAAGACTTGGAGAGAAAACAATGGATGA